Proteins encoded together in one Psychrobacter sp. 28M-43 window:
- a CDS encoding Lrp/AsnC family transcriptional regulator: MSHTLDNIDKAILNLLQDDATLPLKTVAEQVHVSIATAQRRIQALIDSDVITKQVAIVNPDKVGYGLTAVVMIEMERSNTSMQHRFERLMDAQSRIMSCYEVSGDFDFMLMVNAKNMSDYHQFTRSLLTYENNVRNFKSQFVMNFTKSGTKITLD, translated from the coding sequence ATGAGCCATACTTTAGATAATATTGATAAAGCTATTTTGAACTTGCTGCAAGATGATGCGACATTACCGCTCAAAACTGTCGCAGAGCAAGTGCATGTATCTATCGCGACGGCGCAGCGGCGCATACAGGCGCTGATAGATAGTGACGTGATTACCAAACAAGTCGCCATCGTCAATCCTGACAAAGTCGGCTATGGTCTGACAGCAGTAGTAATGATAGAAATGGAGCGCTCTAATACCTCAATGCAGCATCGGTTTGAGCGCCTAATGGATGCGCAATCACGAATCATGAGCTGCTATGAAGTATCGGGCGATTTTGACTTTATGCTCATGGTCAATGCCAAGAATATGAGCGACTATCATCAGTTCACGCGCAGCTTACTGACTTACGAGAACAATGTACGCAATTTCAAAAGCCAGTTTGTGATGAACTTTACCAAGAGTGGAACCAAAATCACGCTAGATTAA
- the rarD gene encoding EamA family transporter RarD, with translation MSISMLSNVFANTLATTAARLPLPAIWTTGSAQQRTLILGVSFAVLSNMLFGVLYAYSSFLSPLSGTQVFIWRMLAMWAALVGYLMVSGRLGLHIDKLKVLKGVKQWAWLLLPTPIFLSQFWLFMWAPVNGQGVQTAMGYFLFPLMMVVFGCVLFGEKLSRLQWLAVAFAALGVGSEVIRTQSVSWATLWVCGTYPVYYILRRLQGIGAVTGLLIDLTIFAPFALAYLFFFAPSSLALVSGSGFFIMMLVGLGVLSVLAMKTNIDASQMLPVNVYGMMSYLEPALLFILAVTVLGNPFESAMIYSYGLIWLGIACLIAHGVRQLRQASRKTAASLEEQMA, from the coding sequence ATGTCTATCTCAATGCTCTCCAATGTATTCGCTAATACGCTAGCAACGACTGCTGCACGTTTGCCACTACCTGCGATTTGGACGACAGGTAGCGCACAACAACGCACTCTGATATTAGGGGTGTCTTTTGCCGTATTGTCCAACATGCTATTTGGCGTCCTCTATGCGTATAGCAGTTTTTTGTCGCCATTATCAGGGACGCAGGTTTTTATCTGGCGTATGCTCGCGATGTGGGCAGCGTTGGTCGGATACCTGATGGTAAGTGGACGTCTAGGATTACACATTGATAAACTAAAAGTGTTAAAAGGCGTTAAGCAGTGGGCTTGGCTGCTACTACCTACACCGATATTTCTCAGTCAGTTTTGGTTATTTATGTGGGCGCCAGTTAATGGGCAAGGTGTGCAAACCGCGATGGGATACTTCCTATTTCCACTGATGATGGTGGTGTTTGGTTGTGTCCTCTTTGGCGAAAAATTAAGCCGTTTGCAATGGTTAGCAGTGGCTTTTGCTGCATTGGGTGTGGGTAGTGAAGTTATCCGTACGCAAAGTGTCTCTTGGGCGACGCTATGGGTATGCGGTACGTATCCTGTTTACTACATTTTACGCCGACTGCAGGGAATTGGCGCAGTAACTGGTTTATTGATTGATTTAACGATATTTGCGCCCTTTGCGCTGGCTTACTTGTTCTTCTTTGCCCCAAGCAGTTTGGCATTGGTTAGCGGCTCTGGTTTCTTTATCATGATGCTGGTAGGTTTGGGTGTGCTCAGTGTCTTGGCAATGAAGACCAATATTGATGCCAGTCAAATGCTACCAGTCAATGTCTATGGCATGATGAGCTATTTGGAGCCAGCGCTACTATTTATTTTGGCAGTGACCGTACTAGGCAACCCATTTGAGTCAGCGATGATCTATAGCTATGGTCTAATTTGGTTAGGTATTGCATGTCTGATTGCTCATGGTGTTAGGCAATTGCGTCAGGCTAGTAGAAAGACAGCAGCATCTCTAGAAGAGCAAATGGCATAG
- the smpB gene encoding SsrA-binding protein SmpB, protein MSKKSKKPDNQICANKKARHEYFIEETFEAGLALQGWEVKAIRAGKMTITEAYVIFRNNEAFLFGAHIQPLLSSSTHVSPDSIRTRKLLLNRREIEKLSGAINQKGYACVPLSCYWKNSLVKCQIGLALGKKQHDKRKTLKDRDWERDKQRGFKQHLD, encoded by the coding sequence ATGTCAAAAAAATCAAAAAAGCCAGATAATCAGATTTGCGCCAATAAAAAGGCGCGTCATGAGTATTTTATCGAAGAAACCTTTGAGGCAGGACTGGCATTACAAGGTTGGGAAGTCAAAGCCATTCGTGCAGGAAAAATGACCATTACCGAAGCGTATGTCATATTCCGCAATAACGAAGCCTTTTTGTTTGGTGCGCACATTCAGCCATTACTATCGAGCTCGACGCACGTTAGTCCAGACAGTATTCGTACCCGTAAACTGCTGCTGAACCGTCGTGAAATCGAAAAACTATCTGGGGCAATCAATCAGAAAGGTTACGCTTGCGTACCGCTGTCTTGCTACTGGAAAAACTCACTGGTGAAGTGCCAAATTGGCCTAGCATTGGGTAAAAAGCAGCATGACAAACGTAAAACGCTAAAAGATCGTGACTGGGAACGTGATAAACAGCGCGGTTTCAAACAGCATTTAGATTAA